The Triticum aestivum cultivar Chinese Spring chromosome 6D, IWGSC CS RefSeq v2.1, whole genome shotgun sequence genomic sequence aggccgccgcagccacctgccaccaatccatctttagagttgtactgttgcatctaccgtgccaggtctctctgtcatcgacgccaccacgacgccagacagcgtcgtcctcctgcgcgattCCATCCTCGCACATCGAACGCCGAATCTGTACTGCGCCACGCCGTCGAGATCCGTCGCCAtgaatgtgtaggatgaagcaccgctccaccaaagaagccgtccACTGGTCCCGCGAGAacgagtgcacctccaagaatgccgccctcaaggggtaacgacacatgattgccgccaacatccgatcagctgatttagggtttcccccggaggcattgagtggagctgggagcctcacctcgatgatgccttcatgaaggaaacgatgataaggaCATCGTCATCACCTGCTCCGGCCATCGACTGAAGACCAGGTTTTCACCTGGATTCGTCCCAAGTAGTCCACCCGATAACCTGTGCATCATCTCGACCACCTTCAAAGCCCCGGATctagccgcctagatccggcgaccaaccgcaacagcagtgccaccgtaggagccctggcgcaccagccactgcctgagtgtgccaccactggagcctaggaggagggctcccaccccaCCTCGCGAAGCCGCGAGAGCAGCCTAGATGGACCCCGCGTGCTCGTCACAGTCTTTGATCCGAACCAATCCGTAAATCAAATCGCCGTCACAGatccgccttggacagggactgcaccacgccatgccgccgcggAAAGCCCTAGCTTCACCGGCCGCCaccctccagggccgccgccccgggatccagacagaacattgccgctgccaccggccatgttccgccgccgccgaccggccaAGCCGCCGGCCACTACGACCTCCGCCGCCATGACCATGCGAGCACAGCCAGCTGGCCGACCAACTACGACGAAGAAGAAGGCCACCACCAATAAGCCTAGGACCGGCGCCCCAGACATCCTCGTGTTGCAGATCAAGTCCAGGAGCAGTGCACCGCTGACGGCGATTGAGATTGGTAGCAGAACGAATTAGCCCGTCAAGGCCAGATCCGCCGTTGCTGGTGccgtcctccaccgccgccgccgcatgcACCACTTCCATGTCGCCGCCGAtctgcgccaccgccgccgatctgGCCGGAAAGGAGCGCCGCCTCCCAACCAGATCGCGATCCGAGGAGAAaaccgtcgccgccgccacgccaAAGGGCTTTGCCCTGTGACGccccgggcgacggcggcggaggggagCGGAGGTTGGGCGAGGCTGTAGGAGGAGGACGGGGGCTCCCTGGTGCGGGGCGGCGCCGCCGCACGGGGAAGGGACGGGTGGGACGGGACTTGGTTGGTACTACATGTAATTTAAGTACTTATTTTGTTCTTAACAGACGGCCGTGTGTACAAACATGACACGATGATGAGCATCCGCAGGCCAAGCACGACGAGATGGTGCCAAAGAAAAGAAGGTAAAAGAGGAGACGAGCATATGTACCCGGTGCAATGCATGATGACATCCGCTTTGACCCGACTTCCGTCGTGGAAAACCACACTCCCGTCTTCCTGAGCACGGTCGATCTGTGCATACATGCCGAGAAGGATTTCCATGGGATTGTCGTCGGGACAGTGCAAAGTTTGCATCGTGAATTTTTTGGTTGCTATTACTGTGGTATGCTGACATTACCTCGGAATGAAGCCACATATTAGCATGTCCGGGCAGCTTCTCGCTGGTGGCAGAAAGCGACCATCTACTGGCGAGATGGACCTCTTTGGCGACGCCAGCGATGTCCCTCGAGATGTCCGTGCCACTCGGTCCACACCCTATCACCACGACAACCTGCCAACCAAATTGAATTTACTGTAGAGTGTTGAGAAACTTCAGATCGCATCGACCGTCGGACAAGTGCAAAAGAAAACAATCACTCGCCAAAAACACACGGAAGGACGGACGCACTTGGCCGTGGAATGGCTCGGGCACACGGTAGCTGGTGCTGTGCAGCTGCTTCCCAGGCCAAGCATCCACGCCTGCGGCACCAAAGCAAACTGTCACGAGCTCGATCGGCGACGCGTTGTGCAAAAGGAGGAGTGCGTGCCGGCCGAGAATGAGAGTGGATCAATGTGTTACCGGCAACGTCGGCGAAGTGCGGCTGGGAGTAGTGGCCGTTGCAGATGACGACGGCGTCGAACACCTCCTCATCCGTTTCGCGCTTCTCGCTGCCGGACGCCTTCCTCGAGTACCTGACGCGCCAGCTAGTGCCGCTCGTCTCCCTGCTCACCCGGACCACCTCCGTCTCCAGCCGGACGAGGCCGTCGAGGTCGAACCGCCGCGCGAAGCTCTGGAGGTACCGGAGCACCTCCGCGTGGCCGGGGAACCTGCGGGTGTCGCCGTCGGGGCCCGCGACGAAGGGGAAGTCGAGGAAGCCCATGCACTCGCGCGGGAGGTTGGTGCGGAGGGACGCGTCGAGGTTCGAGCGCCGCTGGGTGAcgagcggctccggcgaggcggacGCGTCGGCATCGGCCTCGTAGACCCAGGTGCCGCCCACGCCGTCGGTGCGCTCGAACACGACGGGGGCGTGGCCTTCGCGTCGCAGCTCGCGCGCCGCCACCAGGCCGGCGGCCCCGGCGCCGATGACGGCGACGCGGAGCGAGCGCGACGGCATCGGGGTATCGGACCGGTCAGGACGACGGGAGGAAGCGGCGGCGCGGAGGAATCGATGTCGCCTCCCTCTCCTGTGTTTTTGTGTTTGTTTTCGGCAGAGCTTCTGGCGTTGGAGGGAGTATCATGCAACATAGATTTCTCGAGGAATTTATTAGGTTAGagcaactttttagcacatgcggCATGGATGATCGCCATAATAACTGCTAGCACAACGATCAGTAAAAAGGAAAAAGAATATTATAGCAGTGTTTTTTTAGGATGAAAGAGAGATTTATTCCATGATAGCAGAGTTACAATCAGCTGGTAAGCTAGGCACGGCCTGCAGGATAGTACGGCTGCTTGTTACACATGCTTACAAAAAGAAGACACGGTCGATCACATACTTCTCCATTGCCCCTACGCTCGGGAGGTGTGGCATCTATGCTTCACACAAATCAGTGTCACCGTGAGGCAACCGCAACCTGGTGATTCACTTGAGGCATGGTGGCTTCAAGTGAGGAGTGCAATTGTGACAAGGGATAGAAGAGGTTTTGACACTATTGTCATATTCATCGCTTGGTCATTATGGAAACAAAGAAATGCCAGagcctttgggcggctggagcaacagaGGAGGCCGAGACAATTGGTGCATCAAATCTTCGACGAGCTTAGAGAATGGGACGAGGCCGGAGTCGGAAGAATACACCGTTTTGTGAGAAGTTAGATCTTCTTTTTCCTTTAGGTGTTGAGTGGGTTCTGCTAGCATGATGTTCGCATCTATGCCTAGCCTCTTGTAATTATGTTTGctctcttctataaaaatatggtacgccatTGGCGTACTCTCAAAAAAAAACAATCAACTGGTAAAAGCTCAGCGATACAAGGTGGGCAATTCTGTAGCGAACAAACCATGCTACACTCTAACCTCTCATAGTTTGTCGGGCGATCTGCTACTCTGTTTTGGTTTCTAGAAATTTTCAAAAGAAAAAACTCTCTACCAACTAAAAGAAACTTAATCTCCGAGATTAAATGACCAATATGTTGACCGGTCTAAAATATCTGAGGCCAATGAAGAAAGAACCATAAAGGAGTCAGACTAGATTACCACCGGTTGGTTTGATCGCTCCATGGTGATTGCAAGCCTTCTCTCAACGCAtgtagttccgcttcaagtgaatCGTTACAGAAGAAAAGGTGTCGGCAGGCTGCAAAGATTAGGCCACCGTCTGAGTTTCATAGGATCATTCCGGAACCCGCGGTTCCATCGGAGGAAAACGAGCTATCGACCAACAAGGCGACATGCCCAACAGCCGGAGCAGGCCATAAATTAGACTATGAAGGCGCTTCTATGCATCACAATAGGTAAAATTTGTGAAGCTCGCTCCAAAAGCAGCCTCCAAAACTAGGTTGTAGAGCTTTCGTTTGGACCTCCCTCAAAACCCAATCATCAACGCGAGGAAGTTTTGTCATCTCCCTCCCCGCACCACGAACATAGATAATCATCAGCGAGGGGGGCGCTACCGCTAACCATCCATCCTATTAATGATTAATTGCTCCCTCAGATTCCCGTGACGGTCCGTCAGACGGACGCACATGACAACATCTTCTCGCGGTCACCGACTATAAAAGCCCAACGACGAGGCACCCCATCTCGAAAACCCTAGCCGGCACCTCcctccctcgccgcctcctcccctaGCCAACTCCTCGACTCGCCGCGACAATGTTGTCACGCCATGACACAACCTATTAGCTGAACGTGCTATCGTACAAGAACCTCCTATCCCAGGCT encodes the following:
- the LOC123144082 gene encoding flavin-containing monooxygenase FMO GS-OX-like 4 — protein: MPSRSLRVAVIGAGAAGLVAARELRREGHAPVVFERTDGVGGTWVYEADADASASPEPLVTQRRSNLDASLRTNLPRECMGFLDFPFVAGPDGDTRRFPGHAEVLRYLQSFARRFDLDGLVRLETEVVRVSRETSGTSWRVRYSRKASGSEKRETDEEVFDAVVICNGHYSQPHFADVAGVDAWPGKQLHSTSYRVPEPFHGQVVVVIGCGPSGTDISRDIAGVAKEVHLASRWSLSATSEKLPGHANMWLHSEIDRAQEDGSVVFHDGSRVKADVIMHCTGYKYNFPFLTNDATVSVDDNCVDPLYKHVFPPQVAPRLSFIGLPLKVVPFPLFELQSHWVAGVLSGRFKLPSKDEMVRDVTAFHSRLAARGWPRRYTHRLRDREFENEDWLAEQCRRGGPEGWRREMFDAAMQVMVERPENYRDEWDGGDYDHLLAQANRDFAAHCQRP